The proteins below are encoded in one region of Serratia symbiotica:
- a CDS encoding MFS transporter, with protein MSLIQRIVTGAVIFAFSQLLFWVNDSTSALWWGFVTVIFSVAEAILLPNLSVLLDRLAPEKHRGAYLGASTLVILGLSLGPFVGGALLEWYGKAVFCVMAFGCLTIAALLLINRSATNTRLE; from the coding sequence ATGTCGCTGATCCAGCGTATTGTTACCGGCGCGGTTATATTCGCGTTTTCACAGCTGCTTTTCTGGGTTAATGACTCTACCAGCGCGCTCTGGTGGGGATTTGTCACTGTGATATTCAGCGTTGCCGAGGCGATCTTGCTGCCCAACCTCAGTGTGCTGCTCGATCGGCTGGCGCCGGAAAAACATCGTGGTGCCTACCTCGGCGCGTCTACGCTGGTTATATTAGGTTTATCTCTGGGACCGTTTGTAGGCGGTGCGCTGCTGGAGTGGTACGGAAAAGCGGTTTTTTGCGTTATGGCGTTCGGTTGCCTCACTATTGCCGCGTTGCTACTGATTAATCGATCCGCAACCAATACCCGATTGGAATAA
- a CDS encoding isochorismatase family protein, producing the protein MTIPELNDYALPTANQLPDNKVNWRLESPRAALLIHDMQQYFLNFWGTDSLLIKHVVENIANLRRYCKQQGIPVFYTAQPNQQSDEDRALLNDLWGPGLNKHPEQQAIIAALAPDEDDNVLDKWRYSAFHRSPLQEILHCAGRDQLIICGIYAHIGCLTTAIDAFMRDIQPFMVSDGLADFSREKHLMALRYTAECCGQVVTTASLLPGIVSKEALRQQILPLLDEDSEDMGNDENLIDYGLDSVRIMELAARWRDIDFIALARNPTIDSWWALLCADKT; encoded by the coding sequence ATGACTATTCCAGAACTGAATGATTACGCGCTGCCTACCGCCAACCAATTGCCGGACAACAAAGTCAACTGGCGACTGGAATCGCCGCGCGCCGCGCTGCTGATCCACGACATGCAGCAGTATTTCCTCAACTTCTGGGGGACAGACAGCTTGCTGATCAAACATGTGGTAGAAAACATCGCCAACTTGCGCCGCTATTGTAAACAGCAGGGTATTCCGGTGTTTTATACTGCCCAACCGAACCAGCAAAGCGATGAAGATCGCGCGCTACTGAACGACCTGTGGGGGCCGGGTTTGAACAAGCATCCAGAGCAGCAGGCAATTATCGCCGCGTTAGCGCCGGATGAAGATGACAACGTATTGGATAAATGGCGCTACAGCGCCTTCCACCGTTCGCCGCTACAGGAAATCCTGCACTGTGCTGGCCGCGATCAACTGATCATCTGCGGTATATACGCTCACATCGGCTGCCTGACCACCGCCATCGATGCCTTCATGCGCGACATCCAGCCGTTTATGGTGTCCGATGGCCTAGCGGACTTCTCGCGTGAAAAACACCTGATGGCGCTGCGTTACACCGCCGAGTGCTGTGGGCAGGTAGTGACCACAGCTTCTTTGCTGCCGGGCATCGTCAGCAAAGAAGCGCTGCGCCAGCAGATCCTGCCGTTGCTGGATGAAGATAGCGAAGATATGGGCAACGATGAAAACCTTATCGACTACGGACTGGATTCGGTACGCATCATGGAACTGGCCGCCCGTTGGCGTGATATCGACTTTATCGCACTTGCCCGCAATCCGACCATCGACAGTTGGTGGGCGCTGCTGTGCGCAGACAAAACCTGA
- a CDS encoding recombinase family protein: MFIRAYLRASTEDQFADRAKEMLEQFVQERGHKIASYYRENISGTKLDRPELGRLLMDSHRNDILLVEQIDRLTRLSNSDWMTLKKQIEQHELRIVSLDVPTSLQALSEKDPSQADPITRAVITAINNMLIDLMATMSHKDWPSRRQRQKQGIERAHTLGKYRGKQADSERHQKVLYYRQIKKLSISETADATGYSCSQICRIQAIYKQNKLFNTLK; encoded by the coding sequence ATGTTCATCAGAGCTTATTTAAGGGCATCGACGGAAGATCAGTTCGCCGATCGGGCAAAAGAGATGCTGGAGCAGTTCGTCCAGGAGCGGGGACATAAAATCGCCAGCTACTATCGTGAAAACATTAGTGGGACAAAACTTGACCGCCCGGAACTGGGGCGCTTACTGATGGACAGTCACCGCAATGATATTTTGCTGGTCGAGCAGATAGACCGCCTGACCCGTCTCAGCAACAGCGACTGGATGACGCTGAAAAAGCAGATCGAACAACACGAACTGCGGATTGTCAGCCTGGATGTCCCCACTTCATTGCAGGCGCTGTCAGAGAAAGACCCTTCGCAAGCTGACCCGATCACCCGCGCCGTGATAACCGCCATTAATAACATGCTTATCGACCTGATGGCCACAATGTCACATAAGGACTGGCCGAGTCGCCGTCAGCGGCAAAAACAGGGAATTGAACGCGCACATACGTTGGGGAAGTACCGGGGTAAACAAGCCGATAGTGAGCGTCACCAGAAAGTCCTGTACTACCGGCAGATTAAGAAACTGAGTATTAGTGAAACAGCTGATGCTACCGGATATAGTTGTTCACAAATATGTCGAATACAGGCTATATATAAGCAAAATAAATTATTTAATACTCTTAAATAA
- the fes gene encoding enterochelin esterase, whose protein sequence is MNIESSKLLTSPHAGSPGWWLQVVRRGTPWMEPADNGRWRVTFFWRDPQGCELTSNCQRVWVHINCLTDHHQPNPPQSLQRLNGTDVWYWQTELNGDWRGSYCFIPCFDECLPELSSDDAHGNMHNMRHWWYQVSASATHDLLNPRRAWSGTSGHFLSGLHLPEAPPQPAWRAFDEYEITSGRCTPAPPARLQRHTWCSERLGNSRNVWIYTTGDSQPTERPLAILLDGQFWAQQMPVWEPLMQLTRGGALPQAVYVLIDVIDLKQRARELTCKEDFWLAVQEELMPQVAEWASYSDSPANTVVAGQSFGGLSSLYAGLRWPQRFGAVISQSGSFWWPRRDMLQQPTMPDDAGWLIQQVEKHGLGHSGALKVFMEAGSHETLVYRVSGQMATLLSHAGHRVHYRVVEGGHDALCWRGGLTDGLQAVWAVSFATSGPVQLEPALSSTQGGQNGKPESIR, encoded by the coding sequence GTGAATATAGAAAGCAGCAAATTATTGACCAGCCCCCATGCCGGTAGCCCGGGCTGGTGGTTGCAAGTGGTTCGTCGCGGCACCCCGTGGATGGAACCAGCGGATAATGGCCGATGGCGAGTTACGTTTTTCTGGCGTGATCCCCAGGGATGCGAGTTAACTTCCAACTGCCAGCGGGTATGGGTGCACATTAACTGCCTGACTGACCATCATCAGCCGAATCCCCCACAGAGCTTGCAACGTCTGAATGGTACCGACGTCTGGTATTGGCAGACAGAGCTGAACGGTGACTGGCGTGGTAGTTACTGTTTTATTCCCTGCTTTGATGAGTGTCTGCCAGAGCTCAGCAGCGATGACGCCCACGGCAACATGCACAACATGCGCCACTGGTGGTATCAGGTGTCTGCCAGCGCCACGCATGATCTACTCAATCCTCGCCGTGCTTGGTCGGGTACTAGCGGCCACTTTCTCTCTGGCCTGCATCTGCCGGAAGCGCCGCCGCAGCCGGCATGGCGCGCATTCGATGAGTATGAGATCACCAGCGGGCGTTGTACGCCAGCACCGCCAGCGCGTCTGCAACGTCATACCTGGTGCAGTGAGCGGCTGGGCAACAGCCGCAACGTCTGGATCTATACCACCGGCGATAGCCAGCCAACCGAACGCCCACTGGCTATTCTGCTCGATGGTCAATTCTGGGCGCAGCAGATGCCGGTGTGGGAACCGCTGATGCAACTGACACGCGGGGGCGCGCTGCCGCAAGCGGTATATGTGCTGATCGACGTTATCGATCTGAAGCAGCGTGCGCGCGAACTGACCTGCAAAGAAGATTTCTGGTTGGCAGTGCAGGAAGAACTGATGCCGCAGGTGGCCGAGTGGGCGTCATACAGCGACAGCCCCGCCAACACAGTAGTCGCGGGGCAGAGCTTCGGTGGGCTGTCTTCCCTGTATGCCGGGTTGCGTTGGCCACAGCGCTTTGGCGCGGTGATCAGCCAGTCCGGTTCATTCTGGTGGCCACGGCGCGACATGCTACAGCAGCCGACCATGCCGGACGATGCTGGTTGGTTGATACAACAGGTGGAAAAACATGGTTTGGGTCATTCCGGTGCGCTGAAAGTGTTTATGGAAGCTGGCTCGCATGAAACGCTGGTGTACCGAGTCAGTGGCCAAATGGCGACGCTGTTGAGCCATGCCGGGCATCGGGTGCATTACCGGGTAGTAGAAGGAGGACACGATGCGCTTTGTTGGCGCGGTGGTCTAACCGACGGATTACAGGCGGTGTGGGCCGTATCCTTTGCTACCAGCGGTCCCGTGCAGTTGGAGCCAGCTCTTTCATCAACACAAGGGGGGCAGAATGGAAAACCTGAATCCATTCGATGA
- a CDS encoding response regulator transcription factor has product MAIRVIIADDHPVFLLGLRAVLAAMPEEYLIVGEAYDVESLFFLLGSQTVDLLITDFSMPGGETEDGVRMISRIYSQYPALPIVVITMIRDQRLLSLLAGYRVRAVLNKNSLSEELAKGVVGNKEGDVPYFSEMFRGATVGQCLTGKELEVMKLLGQGLGVNDIAARLFRTKQTISAQKISAMRKLNLPNDAELYRFLHQIGL; this is encoded by the coding sequence ATGGCGATCCGAGTCATTATTGCCGATGACCACCCCGTGTTTTTGCTGGGGCTGCGTGCGGTGTTGGCGGCAATGCCTGAAGAGTACTTGATCGTAGGTGAGGCATATGACGTTGAGTCGCTTTTTTTCTTGTTGGGATCTCAAACGGTGGATTTGTTGATCACCGATTTCAGCATGCCGGGGGGTGAAACGGAGGACGGGGTGCGCATGATCAGCAGGATTTACAGTCAATATCCGGCGTTGCCGATCGTAGTGATCACCATGATTAGAGACCAGCGGCTGCTCTCTTTACTGGCTGGCTACCGTGTTAGGGCCGTGCTGAATAAAAACAGCTTGTCGGAGGAACTGGCAAAAGGCGTCGTGGGAAACAAAGAGGGTGATGTTCCTTACTTCAGCGAGATGTTTCGTGGGGCGACAGTCGGACAGTGCCTGACCGGTAAGGAACTGGAAGTGATGAAATTGCTGGGCCAGGGATTGGGTGTTAATGACATTGCTGCGCGCCTGTTTCGTACCAAACAAACTATCAGTGCACAAAAAATCAGTGCCATGAGAAAGCTGAACCTGCCTAATGATGCGGAATTGTACCGTTTTTTGCATCAGATCGGGCTATGA
- a CDS encoding MbtH family NRPS accessory protein — protein sequence MWPDFCAVSAHWTVAFGPAARTECAEWLERHWQDLQPVLPPSA from the coding sequence TTGTGGCCGGATTTCTGTGCGGTCTCTGCTCACTGGACGGTAGCATTCGGGCCAGCGGCGCGCACCGAGTGTGCCGAGTGGTTGGAACGGCATTGGCAGGATCTTCAGCCAGTATTACCGCCTAGCGCATAA
- a CDS encoding glycosyl hydrolase family 18 protein, protein MFNLRLKLKGCSMKKMTAFLLISSALLTPSAFSAQDNRAISYLTSWGVPEKAEKEITRSRIDTLLLSFGQWDANGNIQISDEMANIPTNSYWIPSSYLTWTQFKHDNPSRKIMVAFGGQNYESIWAYLTTPESREKIAQGLVNLLSKDFPVFKKLEGNGQYQKVASIQLDGIDFDFEKAARVTPEENANLLDLAKRVRQKTMALPSKKLLSLTTYHVGADPLECANPAISQNCSYVEPARSSHHGEVLPILEKGKNIFDFFNVMAYDAGKYFKFDVAMNNYARAVGNPAKIILGSTINAQWGPEGNFFESYQNNIERAAWQARNNFGGFFVWTLGANNHSISFVDQINYLNAMKEAANEATGHDNSVKPSAPTELKATVENGTISLSWHAPIGKDVVGYQIYRDGVNYSSASSTHWVEQSAQPNVEYRYLVKARDAAGNLSDASNEVVEKIQQSAEQIKPNTPVGLHVVSAAKNSLSIKWEPVTNVTIRHYHVWRDSVELRTVTDNQFLDTGLAAGKTYTYHIIAESDTGVMSLASSTLRVKTHNDPVIPEATESDWKVGVNYKRGDFVTYQGKKYVCLQSHMAMAHWNPGVAQSLWQTVP, encoded by the coding sequence ATGTTTAATTTACGTTTAAAATTAAAAGGATGCTCTATGAAGAAAATGACTGCTTTCCTACTTATCAGCAGTGCGCTGCTCACACCCTCAGCTTTTTCCGCTCAAGATAATCGAGCTATTAGCTATCTAACTTCTTGGGGAGTTCCAGAAAAAGCAGAAAAAGAAATAACACGCAGCCGCATTGACACCTTGCTGTTGTCCTTCGGCCAGTGGGATGCAAACGGGAATATTCAAATCTCAGACGAGATGGCTAACATTCCTACCAATTCCTATTGGATCCCTTCCTCTTACTTAACTTGGACGCAATTCAAACATGATAATCCGAGCCGAAAAATCATGGTGGCGTTCGGTGGCCAAAATTATGAATCTATCTGGGCCTACCTCACTACCCCTGAAAGCCGTGAAAAGATTGCTCAAGGCCTGGTGAATTTACTGAGCAAGGATTTCCCGGTATTCAAAAAATTGGAAGGGAACGGTCAATACCAGAAAGTCGCTAGCATCCAACTGGACGGGATCGATTTTGATTTTGAAAAAGCGGCGCGTGTGACGCCGGAAGAGAATGCCAATCTGTTGGATCTGGCTAAGCGCGTGCGTCAAAAAACCATGGCGTTGCCGAGCAAAAAGCTGCTGAGCCTGACAACCTATCATGTGGGTGCCGATCCGCTGGAATGCGCTAATCCGGCAATATCCCAGAATTGCTCCTATGTCGAACCAGCCCGCTCCAGTCACCATGGCGAAGTGCTGCCGATCCTTGAAAAGGGCAAAAACATTTTCGACTTCTTTAATGTTATGGCTTATGACGCGGGCAAATACTTTAAATTCGATGTCGCGATGAATAACTATGCACGCGCCGTTGGCAATCCAGCGAAAATTATTCTGGGTTCGACCATCAATGCCCAATGGGGGCCTGAGGGGAACTTTTTCGAAAGTTATCAAAATAACATAGAGCGCGCAGCGTGGCAGGCGCGTAATAACTTCGGTGGTTTCTTCGTCTGGACTTTGGGTGCAAACAATCACAGCATCTCTTTCGTCGATCAGATCAATTACCTTAACGCGATGAAAGAAGCGGCCAACGAAGCCACAGGCCATGACAACTCAGTGAAGCCTTCCGCCCCCACTGAGCTGAAAGCGACAGTCGAAAATGGCACCATCTCACTGAGTTGGCACGCACCAATAGGTAAAGACGTGGTAGGTTACCAAATCTACCGGGATGGCGTTAACTATAGCAGTGCCTCCAGCACCCATTGGGTTGAGCAGTCCGCACAACCCAATGTGGAGTATCGTTACTTGGTTAAAGCCAGGGATGCCGCAGGTAACCTTTCTGACGCCAGTAACGAGGTGGTGGAGAAAATCCAGCAGTCCGCAGAGCAGATAAAACCGAACACACCGGTGGGCCTGCACGTGGTATCTGCCGCTAAAAACAGCCTGAGCATCAAGTGGGAACCAGTGACCAACGTAACGATCAGGCACTATCACGTCTGGCGCGACAGTGTAGAGCTGCGGACTGTGACCGACAACCAATTTCTGGATACTGGCTTGGCCGCAGGTAAAACCTACACCTACCACATCATTGCAGAAAGCGATACTGGGGTTATGTCTCTAGCCAGCAGCACGTTGCGGGTGAAAACACACAATGACCCGGTGATACCAGAAGCCACAGAAAGCGACTGGAAGGTCGGTGTCAATTATAAGAGAGGCGATTTTGTTACTTACCAGGGTAAAAAATACGTTTGTCTACAAAGTCATATGGCCATGGCGCATTGGAATCCCGGCGTAGCGCAATCCTTGTGGCAAACCGTGCCATAA
- the gltP gene encoding glutamate/aspartate:proton symporter GltP has translation MKSVKISLAWQILIALVLGIIVGAVLHNQVESREWLVSNILSPAGDIFIRLIKMIVVPIVISTLIVGIAGVGDAKKLGRIGLKTIIYFEVITTIAIVVGLTLANFFQPGHGIDMSTLTTVDISQYEKTTEHVQSGSHSLVVTILSLIPSNVFSSMVKGDMLPLIFFSVLFGLGLSSLPKETKEPFLKMFKAVSESMFKVTHMVMLYAPIGVFGLISVTVANFGFTSLLPLAKLVLLVYFALAFFAFVILGVVARLCNLRIWMLIRILKDELILAYSTASSETVLPRIIEKMEAYGAPKSIVSFVVPTGYSFNLDGSTLYQSIAAIFIAQLYGIELSLGHEIILVLTLMVTSKGIAGVPGVSFVVLLATLGSVGIPLEGLAFIAGVDRILDMARTALNVVGNALAALVIAKWEHQFDRKKALAYEQELLSDKAQSAN, from the coding sequence ATGAAAAGTGTAAAAATTAGCCTTGCATGGCAAATACTGATAGCGTTGGTGTTGGGTATTATTGTCGGTGCGGTATTGCATAATCAGGTCGAGTCGCGTGAGTGGTTGGTCAGCAATATTCTCAGCCCTGCGGGCGATATTTTTATTCGTCTGATTAAAATGATTGTCGTGCCGATTGTTATTTCCACGTTGATCGTCGGCATTGCTGGGGTAGGAGATGCGAAGAAGTTAGGGCGCATCGGATTAAAAACGATTATATATTTCGAAGTGATCACCACGATCGCCATAGTGGTAGGGCTAACACTGGCCAATTTTTTTCAACCCGGTCACGGCATCGATATGTCGACGCTGACCACAGTGGATATCTCGCAGTACGAGAAAACCACCGAGCATGTGCAGAGTGGTTCGCATAGTCTGGTGGTCACCATCCTGTCGTTGATCCCATCTAACGTCTTCTCATCAATGGTCAAGGGGGACATGCTGCCGCTCATCTTCTTCTCGGTGTTATTTGGCCTAGGCTTATCTTCATTGCCGAAGGAAACCAAAGAACCGTTCCTGAAGATGTTTAAAGCGGTTTCAGAGAGCATGTTCAAGGTCACCCACATGGTTATGCTTTACGCGCCAATCGGGGTGTTTGGCTTAATCTCGGTGACGGTGGCGAACTTCGGCTTCACCTCGCTGCTGCCGTTGGCTAAATTGGTGCTCTTGGTGTATTTCGCCCTCGCCTTTTTTGCTTTCGTGATATTGGGCGTGGTTGCGCGTTTATGCAACCTACGCATCTGGATGCTGATCCGCATTCTGAAGGATGAATTGATCCTAGCCTACTCTACCGCCAGTTCAGAAACGGTGCTGCCGCGCATCATTGAAAAGATGGAGGCTTATGGCGCGCCTAAGTCGATCGTCAGCTTTGTGGTGCCTACCGGATATTCCTTCAACCTGGACGGATCAACCCTGTATCAAAGCATTGCCGCTATCTTTATTGCACAGCTGTATGGGATTGAGCTGTCGCTGGGCCATGAAATCATCTTGGTACTGACCTTGATGGTCACCTCAAAGGGTATCGCGGGTGTACCCGGCGTTTCCTTTGTGGTGTTGCTTGCCACATTGGGCAGCGTTGGCATCCCGTTGGAGGGGCTGGCGTTTATCGCTGGTGTTGACCGTATCCTTGATATGGCGCGTACTGCTTTAAACGTGGTGGGTAACGCATTGGCGGCGCTGGTCATTGCCAAATGGGAGCACCAGTTCGATCGCAAGAAGGCGCTGGCTTATGAGCAGGAACTCCTCTCGGATAAAGCCCAATCGGCCAATTAG
- a CDS encoding isochorismate synthase, with translation MSITAKGTSLQALQNSVAKQCCTDISPTSGFFFTSPFRSLITAGCFTQVTQPAAEGGDLQGKFQQQVRQAFAEARVAGIKQPLLCGAIPFDTQQPSALFIPYESRCFDRAAFVAGLSPLATGPEIASIAEVPTQQSFMQMVSDAVVAMKTEQLDKVVLSRLLEIETCQPVDCHALMARVIVQNPHGFHFHVPLERGALLGASPELLLRQSNGRFYSNPLAGSARRVADAECDLVVGQQLMASKKDRHEHRIVTEGIRQVLASRSHYLNVPQFPELLTTTTLWHLSTPIDGEVASRDESALSLACLLHPTPALCGMPAAAAHALIKQLEPFDRGLFGGIVGWCDAVGNGEWVVTIRCGTVDGNQVRLFAGAGIVPGSSPESEWHETDTKLSTILRAFGLHQG, from the coding sequence ATGAGCATTACCGCGAAGGGTACTAGTCTACAGGCACTGCAAAATAGCGTTGCTAAACAATGTTGCACTGACATTTCCCCTACATCAGGCTTCTTCTTTACCTCTCCCTTCCGCAGCCTGATCACCGCTGGCTGTTTTACTCAAGTGACGCAACCGGCGGCAGAAGGTGGTGATCTCCAAGGTAAATTTCAGCAGCAGGTGCGCCAGGCATTTGCCGAAGCGCGCGTGGCGGGCATAAAGCAACCGCTACTGTGTGGTGCTATCCCGTTCGATACCCAGCAGCCTTCCGCATTGTTTATCCCGTATGAAAGCCGCTGCTTTGACCGTGCCGCCTTTGTAGCGGGTTTATCGCCGCTGGCGACCGGGCCAGAAATCGCCAGCATTGCCGAAGTGCCGACCCAGCAGTCTTTTATGCAGATGGTGAGCGATGCGGTCGTGGCGATGAAAACTGAGCAATTGGACAAAGTGGTATTATCGCGCCTGCTGGAGATTGAGACCTGTCAGCCGGTGGATTGCCATGCGCTGATGGCGCGCGTTATCGTGCAGAACCCTCACGGCTTCCATTTCCATGTGCCGTTGGAACGGGGGGCGTTACTGGGTGCCAGCCCTGAGTTGTTGCTACGCCAATCTAACGGACGCTTCTATTCTAACCCGTTGGCTGGCTCTGCCCGGCGTGTGGCCGATGCTGAATGCGACCTAGTGGTTGGGCAGCAATTGATGGCCTCAAAGAAAGATCGTCACGAGCATCGCATCGTCACCGAAGGCATACGGCAGGTGCTGGCCAGCCGCAGCCACTACCTGAACGTGCCTCAGTTCCCTGAACTGTTGACAACCACCACGCTGTGGCATCTTTCCACCCCGATCGATGGAGAAGTGGCCTCGCGCGACGAAAGCGCATTGTCGCTGGCCTGCTTGCTGCATCCAACCCCAGCGCTGTGTGGCATGCCAGCCGCAGCCGCGCATGCCTTGATCAAACAGTTGGAACCGTTTGATCGTGGCCTGTTCGGCGGCATTGTGGGTTGGTGCGATGCTGTGGGCAACGGTGAGTGGGTGGTCACTATCCGCTGTGGCACTGTCGACGGCAACCAAGTGCGGTTGTTCGCTGGAGCTGGCATCGTGCCTGGCTCTTCCCCCGAATCTGAATGGCATGAAACAGACACCAAACTCAGCACCATCCTGCGTGCTTTTGGGTTACATCAAGGGTAG
- a CDS encoding YncE family protein: MLLSIVLFSGSLSAQTAREVLRKPIGKGACELVYSQGEDALYLATSQSRKLDKGGVVYRLNPATLDVTQIIHNDINQLGASINNKTNMLFFSNRVNSAITAIDTKTGKVMRRLVLDSRKGSETVKPLAPCELVVDADTDTLYITGVGGSSVVWVVNGEDLTLRTTITHTGKLGTGLALDSAANRLFVTNADGELVTIDTKSNKVLSRKKLDASKEHFFLNISLDIATHRAFITDSKQPQVLVVDTRNGNILGKIDVPESLAVLFNPVRNEVYVTPRQAGEVSVIDAQSHHLLNTIKTPTHPNSLALSADGQTLYISIKQAASREKEASAPDDVMRIALK, from the coding sequence ATGCTGCTGTCTATAGTGCTATTTTCCGGCTCACTGTCGGCGCAAACCGCGCGGGAAGTACTGCGTAAGCCGATTGGCAAAGGTGCCTGTGAACTGGTGTATAGCCAGGGCGAGGATGCACTGTATCTGGCAACCTCGCAAAGTCGCAAACTGGACAAGGGCGGCGTGGTCTATCGCCTGAACCCGGCCACACTGGATGTGACGCAGATTATCCATAATGATATCAATCAGTTAGGCGCTTCCATCAACAACAAAACCAATATGTTGTTTTTTAGCAACAGGGTGAACAGTGCGATAACTGCTATCGATACCAAAACCGGTAAGGTCATGAGACGCTTGGTGCTGGACTCGCGCAAAGGCAGCGAAACTGTAAAGCCATTGGCACCGTGTGAGTTGGTGGTGGATGCCGACACCGATACCCTATACATCACTGGAGTGGGCGGATCTAGCGTAGTATGGGTAGTGAATGGCGAGGATCTGACCCTGCGTACCACCATCACTCATACCGGTAAGTTAGGCACTGGCCTGGCGTTGGACTCGGCCGCCAACCGCCTGTTTGTGACCAATGCTGACGGCGAACTGGTGACCATCGACACCAAAAGCAACAAGGTGTTGTCGCGTAAAAAGCTGGACGCATCCAAAGAACACTTTTTCTTGAACATCAGCTTGGATATCGCTACCCATCGTGCATTTATCACTGACTCCAAGCAGCCGCAGGTGCTGGTGGTAGACACCCGCAACGGCAACATACTGGGTAAGATCGATGTGCCTGAATCGCTGGCAGTACTGTTCAACCCTGTGCGCAATGAAGTCTATGTGACCCCCCGTCAGGCGGGCGAAGTGAGCGTGATCGATGCCCAGAGTCACCACCTGCTAAACACCATCAAAACGCCGACCCACCCGAATAGCTTGGCGTTGTCTGCGGATGGTCAAACGCTGTATATCAGCATCAAACAGGCTGCCAGCCGCGAGAAAGAAGCCAGTGCGCCGGATGATGTGATGCGCATCGCGCTGAAGTAA
- a CDS encoding cytochrome b has product MQHQTRVPNVRTRYDLFSRILHWSIAVVMIYVMIIGYSLHFIPNEQVYTFFSETNMSLATALTPLMMIRFLWRYFRPAVPYGEMLKGHDKGLVHLLHEIFYLLIFVVLISGFLMLEKGFQIFGVIDFPRPISNVEVNRFFFSVHRGSCMALAGMIILHVAAVIKHHCIEKKAILHRML; this is encoded by the coding sequence ATGCAACACCAAACTAGGGTGCCTAACGTTCGCACCCGTTATGATCTTTTTAGCCGAATACTGCATTGGAGCATTGCCGTGGTGATGATTTACGTTATGATCATCGGATATTCACTGCATTTTATACCAAATGAGCAGGTGTATACCTTTTTCTCAGAAACCAACATGTCATTGGCAACAGCATTGACGCCGCTGATGATGATACGCTTCCTCTGGCGTTATTTCAGGCCAGCAGTTCCCTATGGCGAGATGCTGAAAGGGCATGACAAGGGGCTGGTGCATTTATTGCACGAAATTTTCTACCTGCTTATTTTCGTGGTGCTTATCAGTGGGTTTTTAATGCTGGAAAAAGGATTTCAAATTTTTGGCGTTATAGACTTCCCAAGGCCGATCAGCAACGTGGAAGTAAACAGATTCTTTTTTAGCGTACATCGCGGTTCATGCATGGCGCTGGCGGGAATGATTATACTCCACGTGGCGGCAGTGATAAAACACCACTGTATTGAGAAAAAAGCGATTCTGCACCGCATGCTGTAA